One window of the Kallotenue papyrolyticum genome contains the following:
- the cas2e gene encoding type I-E CRISPR-associated endoribonuclease Cas2e has translation MTVIVLERVPTSLRGELTRWMLEVQTGVFVGTLSALVRDLLWEYVCERLRNGAGALIYQTNSEQGFAIRTCGPTSRRLRDFDGLQLIQIPM, from the coding sequence ATGACCGTGATCGTGCTGGAGCGAGTGCCGACCAGTCTGCGCGGCGAACTGACGCGCTGGATGCTGGAAGTACAGACGGGTGTGTTTGTCGGCACGCTCTCGGCGCTGGTGCGTGACCTGCTGTGGGAATACGTGTGCGAGCGCCTGCGTAATGGCGCCGGCGCGCTGATCTACCAGACCAACAGCGAGCAGGGCTTTGCCATCCGCACCTGCGGCCCGACTAGCCGCCGGCTACGAGACTTCGACGGCTTGCAACTGATCCAGATCCCGATGTAA
- the cas1e gene encoding type I-E CRISPR-associated endonuclease Cas1e, whose product MSGLNLRMLPKVRDSWSFLYVERCRIDQEDRAIALHDQSGTTPVPCASLNLLMLGPGTTITHAAVRSLAESGTTILWTGESGVRLYAQGLGETRSALRLLHQARLCSNPALRLNVVRRMYAVRFPEPLASDLTLRQIRGKEGIRVREAYARASRETGVTWQGRAYRRDDWRAADPVNRALSAANSCLYGICHAAILAAGYSPGLGFIHTGKLLSFVYDIADLYKADLTVPLAFQAARDNDDGLETRVRRLCRDMFKEQRLLARIVDDIDRVLDIGDLPPATELDEDAGALGALWDPDAGEIASGVNYADLPDDELDGAEP is encoded by the coding sequence ATGAGCGGGCTCAACCTGCGCATGCTACCCAAGGTGCGCGATAGCTGGAGCTTCCTGTACGTTGAGCGCTGCCGCATCGATCAGGAGGATCGCGCCATTGCGCTCCACGATCAGAGCGGTACAACGCCGGTGCCCTGCGCCTCGCTCAACCTGCTGATGCTGGGACCCGGCACGACGATCACGCATGCTGCGGTGCGCTCGCTGGCCGAAAGCGGCACGACGATCCTGTGGACCGGCGAGAGCGGCGTGCGCCTCTATGCGCAGGGCCTGGGCGAGACGCGTTCGGCGCTGCGGTTGCTGCACCAGGCCCGGCTCTGCTCCAACCCGGCGCTGCGGCTCAACGTCGTACGGCGCATGTATGCGGTGCGCTTTCCGGAGCCGCTCGCATCCGACCTGACGTTACGTCAAATTCGGGGCAAGGAAGGCATTCGCGTGCGCGAGGCGTATGCGCGGGCCAGTCGTGAGACGGGCGTGACTTGGCAGGGACGCGCCTATCGCCGCGATGACTGGCGCGCCGCCGATCCGGTCAACCGAGCACTGTCGGCGGCTAACAGCTGCCTGTATGGCATCTGCCACGCCGCGATCCTGGCTGCCGGCTACTCACCAGGGCTGGGCTTCATCCACACCGGCAAGCTACTCTCGTTCGTGTACGACATCGCCGACCTGTATAAGGCCGATCTCACGGTTCCGCTGGCATTCCAGGCCGCCCGAGACAACGATGATGGGCTGGAAACGCGCGTCCGGCGCCTCTGTCGGGACATGTTCAAAGAGCAGCGTCTGCTGGCACGGATCGTCGATGACATCGACCGCGTGCTGGATATCGGCGACCTGCCGCCGGCCACAGAGCTGGATGAAGATGCCGGCGCGCTGGGCGCGCTGTGGGACCCCGATGCGGGAGAGATCGCCAGCGGTGTCAACTACGCCGATCTACCGGACGACGAGCTGGATGGAGCCGAGCCATGA
- the cas6e gene encoding type I-E CRISPR-associated protein Cas6/Cse3/CasE, whose product MLYLSRLLLNLRHRVVRHDLGDVHELHRTILRAFPPAPTPEAARQHFGVLFRLDPLPDRPFQARLLVQSRHAPDWSFLPDGYLAPASDERGNPAVREIAHEYARITPGSVLRFRLRANPTRRIRKNNLEQDEKWRGKRVDLRREADQIAWLQRKAEQGGFRLLTVSVASDVPDVRVMPQAGAYGYRRIGAERKRLTFGAVIFEGRLVVQDVERFRATLISGIGSGKAYGFGLLSVAGYPGAAA is encoded by the coding sequence ATGCTCTACCTGTCGCGTCTACTGCTTAATCTGCGCCATCGCGTGGTGCGGCACGATCTGGGCGATGTGCACGAGCTGCACCGCACGATCCTGCGCGCCTTTCCACCGGCGCCCACGCCGGAGGCCGCCCGCCAGCACTTCGGTGTGCTGTTTCGGCTCGATCCGCTGCCGGATCGGCCATTCCAGGCCCGCCTGCTGGTGCAATCCAGGCATGCGCCCGACTGGTCGTTTCTGCCGGATGGCTACCTGGCTCCGGCTAGCGACGAACGGGGTAATCCAGCGGTGCGCGAGATCGCACACGAATATGCACGCATCACACCGGGCAGCGTGCTGCGCTTTCGGCTGCGTGCCAATCCAACGCGGCGCATTCGCAAAAACAACCTGGAGCAGGACGAAAAGTGGCGCGGCAAGCGCGTCGATCTGCGCCGTGAAGCGGATCAGATCGCCTGGCTGCAGCGCAAGGCGGAGCAGGGCGGCTTCCGGCTGCTGACGGTCTCCGTCGCCTCGGATGTGCCGGATGTACGCGTCATGCCCCAGGCGGGAGCCTATGGTTACCGGCGTATCGGCGCCGAGCGCAAGCGGCTGACCTTCGGCGCGGTGATCTTCGAAGGACGTCTAGTAGTCCAGGACGTCGAGCGCTTCCGAGCAACCCTGATCTCCGGCATCGGCAGCGGCAAGGCCTACGGCTTTGGGTTGCTTTCGGTTGCCGGCTACCCGGGAGCAGCAGCATGA
- the cas5e gene encoding type I-E CRISPR-associated protein Cas5/CasD, with protein MMTLLLRLQGPLQAWGTQSRFEHRDTGREPSKSGVIGLLCAALGRPRHAPVDDLAALRMGVRVDREGLIIREYQTAGGGLWRGQRYGVAKADGARGDPVVSRRFFLADASFLVGLEGDGPEQEALLRLLDQSLAAPRWPLFLGRKGCVPAVPPRLPEEPPYGPGLRVGALREVLLRYPWPEQGGQPVREVRLVLEEPLGTRGDIRRDVPVSFAPEDRRYRERTVRTEFVPAPHSPINTLEG; from the coding sequence ATGATGACGCTGTTGTTGCGCCTTCAGGGGCCGCTCCAGGCATGGGGCACGCAGAGCCGCTTCGAGCACCGCGATACGGGGCGCGAACCCTCCAAGAGCGGAGTGATCGGGCTGCTGTGCGCAGCGCTGGGGCGGCCCCGACACGCGCCCGTGGACGATCTGGCCGCCCTGCGTATGGGCGTGCGCGTTGATCGTGAAGGGCTAATCATTCGCGAGTACCAGACCGCCGGCGGCGGCCTGTGGCGCGGGCAACGCTACGGTGTTGCTAAGGCCGACGGCGCACGCGGCGATCCGGTAGTCTCGCGGCGCTTCTTCCTCGCCGATGCCAGTTTTCTGGTGGGCCTGGAGGGCGATGGTCCGGAGCAGGAGGCGCTGTTGCGCCTGCTGGATCAAAGCCTGGCCGCCCCGCGCTGGCCGCTGTTTCTGGGGCGCAAGGGCTGTGTTCCCGCTGTGCCACCGCGTCTGCCGGAGGAGCCACCCTATGGCCCAGGCCTGCGCGTCGGCGCGCTGCGCGAGGTGCTGCTCCGCTACCCCTGGCCCGAGCAGGGAGGCCAGCCGGTGAGGGAAGTGCGGCTGGTGCTGGAAGAGCCGCTCGGCACGCGCGGCGACATCCGCCGTGACGTGCCGGTGTCGTTCGCGCCCGAGGATCGGCGCTATCGCGAGCGCACCGTACGGACCGAGTTCGTCCCAGCGCCACATAGCCCCATCAACACGCTGGAGGGCTGA
- the cas7e gene encoding type I-E CRISPR-associated protein Cas7/Cse4/CasC, which yields MIIELHLLQTFAPSNLNRDDTGTPKNAMFGGYRRARISSQCQKRAIRTKFPDYLESLGLSRDDLAERTRRVVDECVARLAAQGKSQEEARAVIATLLSAANLKLNNDETEYLLFLGRREIASLCELAEQHWNELIEISGQPADTTSGRGGRAAKRDRAASVPKHIKDAVQQQLKSGGKAIDLALFGRMVADLPDINRDAACQVAHAISTHRVNVEFDYYTAVDDLQPSAETGAGMIGTVEFNSACYYRYACIDMNQLANNLDGDRAHALKALEAFIRAMIEAIPSGKQNSFAAHNPPALIVAVARDAGQWNLVNAFERPIVPADGQSITERSIAALDDYWGRLSEMYGLRQVRGVWVVSSEAVATPRLVPQPDTATGATPGQRLRDVDSLIAQVVQTAGAHSL from the coding sequence ATGATCATCGAACTGCATCTGCTGCAAACCTTTGCACCGTCCAACCTCAACCGCGACGACACCGGCACGCCCAAGAACGCCATGTTTGGCGGCTATCGCCGCGCGCGGATTTCGAGCCAGTGCCAGAAGCGCGCCATCCGCACGAAGTTCCCCGACTACCTTGAGTCGCTTGGCCTGTCGCGCGATGATCTGGCCGAGCGCACGCGGCGCGTGGTGGATGAGTGCGTCGCGCGGCTGGCAGCCCAGGGCAAATCGCAAGAGGAGGCACGCGCCGTGATCGCCACGCTGTTGAGCGCCGCTAATCTCAAGCTCAACAACGACGAAACCGAATATCTGCTCTTCCTGGGCCGTCGCGAGATCGCCTCGCTCTGCGAGCTGGCCGAGCAGCACTGGAACGAACTGATCGAGATCAGCGGTCAGCCGGCAGATACCACATCGGGTCGCGGCGGTCGGGCAGCCAAGCGCGACCGCGCCGCTTCCGTGCCAAAGCATATCAAGGATGCGGTCCAGCAACAGCTCAAGAGCGGCGGCAAGGCCATCGATCTGGCACTCTTCGGGCGGATGGTCGCTGATCTGCCCGACATCAACCGCGACGCGGCCTGCCAGGTGGCACACGCGATCTCGACGCATCGGGTCAATGTTGAGTTCGACTACTACACAGCCGTGGATGATCTGCAGCCCAGTGCGGAAACTGGCGCGGGCATGATCGGCACCGTGGAATTCAATTCCGCCTGCTACTACCGCTACGCCTGCATCGATATGAACCAGCTGGCCAACAACCTCGACGGCGATCGTGCGCACGCGCTTAAAGCGCTGGAAGCCTTCATACGCGCCATGATCGAGGCCATTCCCAGCGGCAAGCAAAACAGCTTCGCCGCGCACAACCCGCCCGCGCTGATCGTGGCCGTGGCGCGCGATGCCGGCCAGTGGAACCTAGTAAATGCCTTTGAGCGACCGATCGTGCCCGCTGATGGGCAGAGCATCACCGAGCGCTCGATTGCAGCGCTGGACGACTACTGGGGTCGCCTGAGCGAGATGTACGGCCTGCGCCAGGTTCGTGGCGTGTGGGTAGTGAGCAGCGAAGCCGTGGCAACACCCCGGCTCGTCCCACAGCCGGACACCGCGACGGGCGCGACACCGGGTCAACGCCTGAGAGATGTGGACAGCCTGATCGCGCAGGTGGTTCAGACTGCGGGAGCCCACAGCCTATGA
- the casB gene encoding type I-E CRISPR-associated protein Cse2/CasB, translating to MSEAPTRPGSRDQRFIGYLQDLVAQKNRAALAALRRGLGRPPGHAPEMYPYVMPFLAESTRPREEAAYFLTATLFALWHQGRQDQPPARHLSDLGASLAALRALQAHERGQSPEAGDSLERRFVALLSSEWNDLPYQLRQLVSLLRTREVPIDWQQLLRDLQDWDHPNRRVQRCWARSFWRAAASGEPEQSDTQTADTTQATPSEQ from the coding sequence ATGAGCGAAGCACCGACACGACCCGGCTCCCGCGACCAGCGCTTCATCGGCTATCTTCAGGATCTCGTCGCGCAGAAGAATCGCGCGGCGCTGGCTGCGCTGCGCCGTGGCCTGGGCCGCCCGCCCGGTCACGCGCCGGAAATGTACCCGTATGTCATGCCGTTTCTGGCCGAGAGTACACGCCCGCGCGAGGAAGCCGCCTATTTTCTGACCGCCACGTTGTTTGCGCTGTGGCATCAGGGCCGCCAGGATCAGCCACCGGCGCGGCATTTGTCCGATCTCGGCGCGTCGCTGGCTGCGCTGCGCGCGCTGCAGGCCCACGAGCGCGGTCAATCGCCGGAAGCCGGCGACAGCCTTGAACGGCGCTTCGTCGCGCTGCTAAGCAGCGAGTGGAACGATCTGCCCTACCAGCTCCGCCAGCTGGTGAGTCTGTTACGAACCAGGGAGGTGCCTATCGACTGGCAACAACTGCTTCGCGATCTGCAGGACTGGGACCACCCCAACCGGCGGGTTCAGCGCTGCTGGGCGCGCTCCTTCTGGCGCGCCGCCGCATCCGGAGAGCCGGAACAGAGCGACACGCAAACCGCTGACACGACTCAGGCGACCCCAAGCGAGCAATAA
- the casA gene encoding type I-E CRISPR-associated protein Cse1/CasA, protein MTQPTYNLVDRPWIPCVLRGDGSLRLLSLRETLGRASEISEIVDPSPLVTVALHRLLLAILHRCYGPATVDDWQALWEAGQSDARIDAYLDQWRHRFDLFDPVYPFYQTADISEEYAKPISNIAPEFASGNNATLWDHSTNTHFRALSCDQAARYLVALQASALGGLLSYRKDEKEHKSADAAPLANSAVALVRGDNLWRTLLLNLHQYDGEEEPFPNQRDDRPAWERDTPTRAGDREVSGYLDLLTWQSRQARLFWEGDPERVTRVAILKGWQFPRVGYRFGKETMLAFRANPNARGEQDPWPPLGFQEDRLVWRDSLVLFQSIHERHARPKILDWLARLVYDGILPPAAALSLELYGLASNQAKPLFWRHERLPLPTQYLHDESLLTQLQIALDWAEQGKNVLNHALQLLAERQLVPYPPPEGISRDDRERARQIAATWGAERDYWARLDLPFRRLLEGLPKDTGVIQPYGETLMPQWAATIHRAARASFDEVTRSLDTSGRWMRALAITEPMFLARLRKIGATSESSSVPA, encoded by the coding sequence ATGACTCAGCCGACCTATAATCTGGTGGACCGGCCCTGGATCCCGTGCGTGTTGCGCGGCGACGGGTCGCTGCGGCTGCTCAGCCTGCGCGAGACGCTTGGACGGGCCAGTGAGATCAGCGAGATCGTCGATCCGTCGCCGCTGGTGACGGTCGCGCTGCACCGGCTGCTGCTGGCGATCTTGCATCGCTGCTACGGCCCGGCAACCGTCGATGACTGGCAAGCGCTCTGGGAGGCCGGCCAGAGCGACGCGCGTATAGATGCCTATCTCGATCAATGGCGCCATCGCTTCGACCTCTTTGATCCCGTCTATCCGTTCTATCAGACGGCGGATATTTCAGAGGAGTACGCTAAGCCGATCTCGAATATCGCGCCGGAATTCGCATCGGGCAACAACGCAACGCTGTGGGATCACAGCACCAACACCCATTTTCGCGCGCTAAGCTGCGATCAGGCCGCGCGCTATCTGGTGGCGTTGCAGGCCTCAGCGCTGGGCGGGCTACTGTCGTACCGCAAGGATGAAAAGGAGCATAAGTCTGCTGATGCCGCGCCACTAGCCAACAGCGCGGTCGCGCTAGTGCGTGGCGACAATCTCTGGCGCACCCTGTTGCTCAACCTGCACCAGTACGACGGCGAGGAAGAGCCGTTCCCCAATCAGCGCGATGATCGTCCGGCCTGGGAGCGCGACACGCCAACCCGCGCCGGTGATCGCGAAGTCAGCGGCTATCTGGACCTGTTGACCTGGCAGAGCCGGCAGGCGCGCCTGTTCTGGGAGGGCGATCCTGAACGCGTGACACGCGTCGCGATCCTCAAAGGCTGGCAGTTTCCCAGGGTCGGCTACCGTTTCGGCAAAGAAACAATGCTGGCGTTCCGCGCCAATCCCAACGCCCGAGGCGAGCAGGATCCCTGGCCGCCGCTGGGCTTTCAGGAAGATCGCCTGGTCTGGCGCGACAGCCTGGTGCTCTTTCAGTCGATCCACGAGCGCCACGCGCGCCCGAAGATACTCGACTGGCTGGCCCGGCTGGTGTACGACGGGATCCTGCCGCCCGCCGCTGCGCTGTCCCTAGAGTTGTATGGGCTGGCCAGCAACCAGGCCAAGCCGCTCTTCTGGCGCCACGAACGCCTGCCGCTACCAACGCAGTATCTGCACGACGAGTCGCTGCTGACTCAACTCCAGATCGCCCTGGACTGGGCAGAACAAGGCAAGAATGTGCTCAATCACGCCTTACAGCTGCTGGCTGAGCGCCAGCTGGTGCCCTACCCGCCGCCCGAGGGCATCAGCCGCGACGACCGCGAACGCGCGCGCCAGATCGCTGCCACCTGGGGCGCGGAGCGCGACTACTGGGCGCGCCTCGATCTGCCCTTCCGGCGACTGCTGGAAGGCTTGCCCAAGGACACCGGCGTGATCCAGCCATATGGCGAGACGCTGATGCCGCAGTGGGCCGCGACCATCCACCGCGCCGCGCGCGCCAGCTTCGACGAGGTCACGCGCTCGCTTGACACCAGCGGGCGCTGGATGCGAGCGCTGGCGATCACCGAGCCGATGTTCCTCGCCCGCCTGCGAAAAATCGGCGCCACCAGTGAATCATCATCTGTACCTGCGTGA
- a CDS encoding CRISPR-associated helicase/endonuclease Cas3 yields MSSAPPPTADTCPVWWAKWNQQRGTYHPLLCHMLDVAVVAQALWNEVAAPALRARWSETLELDDDSCGRWIAFWAGLHDLGKAAPAFQFKCTDATFRQRMAALGMPCPDSYRPIPHGIISHKLVGDLLHADWGIASRPAKQIADALGGHHGIFAPLAEVNRCAGVSVGAGAWDTQRRRLAQLLAQALDLPAEAPRSSKLPPALLMALAGLVSVADWIGSNETYFPHAASLAAEPAPLDIHAYTEQARRCADQALSRLGWKGWAPPTKPRSFAELFPFTPRPLQATVESLLPRLTGPGLVVVEAPMGEGKTEAALLLQEHWAATLGQAGAYVALPTQATSNGMFTRIYDFLTKRYPKDIVNLQLLHGHAALSSLFQVLQQHGDRLFLPGEIQADPAPDGAPPNVVAAQWFTAHKRGLLAPFGVGTIDQALLAVLATKHGFVRLYGLAAKTVIIDEVHAYDTYMSTLLERLLEWLGALGASVILLSATLPLQRRDGLLNAYARGAGWNLALTTHAAAYPRLAWLAEGDQGATSIATSPEIRRAIRLRWVDGRLPEASSSGFPLGEQLRAALSEGGCAAVICNTVRRAQQVYTALKCYFEGNAATGEGEIDLLHARLLFEARETREQRVLQRFGKGEDNRPYRAVLVATQVIEQSLDLDFDLLITDHAPADLILQRAGRLHRHQREHRPAGLQQPEVWICAPEMDANGVPRFDPGTAAVYDEHILLRSWLELHPRPQIAVPEDVAAIIEAVYDDRPPPADLSAALQTAWQTTAQRQQAARDEETQLAKECYIKAPRYDGPLSQLVGTAREEDAPELHPAHQARTRLIDYALPVICLSGTVERPILDSQPLKRSATPNVAEAKRLLQRSVTISHPGVVMALLDQPAPSGWTKSPLLRQHRLLIFDEQGRAIVGRYKLILDPERGLIIGGDDDSADL; encoded by the coding sequence ATGTCCTCTGCTCCACCACCCACCGCTGACACCTGCCCAGTCTGGTGGGCCAAATGGAACCAGCAGCGCGGCACCTACCACCCGCTGCTCTGCCACATGCTCGATGTCGCGGTCGTGGCCCAGGCGCTCTGGAACGAGGTCGCCGCGCCGGCCTTGCGCGCCCGCTGGTCCGAGACGCTGGAGTTGGACGACGACTCATGCGGGCGCTGGATCGCCTTCTGGGCCGGGCTGCACGACCTCGGCAAGGCAGCTCCCGCCTTTCAGTTCAAATGCACCGATGCTACCTTTCGCCAGCGCATGGCAGCGCTGGGCATGCCCTGCCCGGACAGTTATCGGCCCATTCCGCATGGCATCATTTCGCATAAGCTGGTGGGCGACCTGCTGCACGCGGACTGGGGCATTGCGTCGCGGCCGGCCAAGCAGATCGCCGACGCGCTTGGCGGTCACCATGGCATCTTTGCTCCGCTCGCCGAGGTCAATCGGTGTGCCGGTGTCAGCGTGGGAGCGGGAGCCTGGGACACACAGCGCCGCCGCCTGGCACAGCTGCTGGCCCAGGCGCTCGATCTGCCCGCGGAAGCGCCGCGTAGCTCGAAACTGCCGCCCGCTCTGCTGATGGCGCTGGCCGGCCTGGTTTCGGTTGCCGACTGGATCGGCTCGAACGAAACCTATTTTCCTCACGCTGCCTCGCTTGCTGCGGAACCGGCGCCGCTCGATATCCACGCCTACACAGAACAGGCGCGCCGCTGTGCCGATCAAGCTTTGAGTCGGCTCGGCTGGAAGGGTTGGGCGCCACCGACCAAGCCACGCTCCTTCGCTGAGCTGTTCCCGTTCACGCCGCGTCCACTCCAGGCGACGGTTGAGTCGCTGCTGCCGCGACTCACGGGGCCGGGGCTGGTTGTCGTCGAAGCACCGATGGGCGAGGGCAAAACGGAAGCGGCGCTGCTACTGCAGGAGCACTGGGCCGCCACGCTGGGCCAGGCCGGCGCGTATGTCGCGCTGCCGACGCAGGCAACCAGCAACGGCATGTTTACACGCATCTACGATTTCCTCACCAAGCGCTACCCGAAAGATATCGTCAACCTGCAGCTGCTACATGGGCATGCCGCGCTGTCGAGCCTGTTTCAAGTGCTGCAGCAGCACGGGGATCGCCTGTTCCTGCCCGGCGAGATCCAGGCCGATCCCGCTCCAGATGGCGCGCCACCGAATGTGGTTGCCGCCCAATGGTTCACGGCACACAAACGCGGGCTGCTGGCGCCCTTCGGCGTCGGCACGATCGATCAGGCATTGCTGGCGGTGCTAGCAACCAAACACGGCTTTGTGCGGCTGTATGGCCTGGCGGCCAAAACGGTCATCATCGATGAAGTACATGCCTACGACACCTATATGAGCACGCTGCTGGAGCGGCTATTGGAGTGGCTCGGTGCGCTGGGCGCGAGCGTAATCCTCCTATCGGCGACGTTGCCGCTGCAACGGCGGGATGGTCTGCTCAACGCCTATGCCAGGGGCGCGGGCTGGAACCTGGCTTTGACGACTCACGCAGCCGCTTACCCGCGCCTGGCATGGCTCGCGGAGGGCGATCAGGGCGCAACGAGTATCGCGACATCGCCGGAGATTCGGCGCGCCATCCGGCTGCGCTGGGTAGATGGCCGCCTGCCCGAAGCCTCGAGTAGCGGCTTCCCGCTGGGTGAGCAGTTGCGGGCTGCACTCAGCGAGGGTGGCTGCGCGGCAGTGATCTGCAACACGGTGCGGCGCGCGCAGCAGGTGTACACCGCGCTCAAATGCTATTTCGAGGGCAACGCCGCCACGGGTGAGGGCGAGATCGATCTGCTCCATGCGCGGCTGCTGTTTGAAGCTCGCGAAACCCGCGAGCAGCGCGTACTGCAGCGCTTCGGCAAAGGCGAGGACAACCGGCCGTATCGCGCGGTGCTGGTCGCGACGCAGGTGATCGAGCAGAGTCTGGATCTCGACTTCGATTTATTAATCACCGACCACGCGCCGGCCGATCTGATCCTGCAGCGCGCCGGCCGCCTGCATCGTCATCAACGCGAACACCGTCCCGCCGGCTTGCAACAGCCGGAGGTCTGGATCTGCGCGCCGGAGATGGATGCCAATGGTGTGCCGCGCTTTGATCCCGGCACTGCCGCCGTCTATGACGAGCATATACTGCTGCGCTCCTGGCTGGAGCTGCATCCCCGGCCGCAGATCGCCGTTCCGGAAGACGTCGCTGCGATCATCGAAGCAGTCTATGATGATCGCCCACCGCCAGCCGACCTCAGTGCTGCATTGCAGACGGCCTGGCAGACGACCGCGCAACGCCAGCAGGCGGCGCGAGATGAGGAAACACAGTTAGCCAAAGAGTGCTACATCAAAGCGCCGCGTTACGATGGCCCGCTGTCCCAGCTAGTTGGCACGGCGCGGGAGGAGGACGCGCCTGAGCTGCATCCGGCGCATCAAGCCCGCACGCGCCTGATCGACTATGCCCTGCCGGTGATCTGTCTCAGCGGCACAGTTGAGCGGCCAATCCTCGACAGCCAGCCGCTGAAACGCAGCGCCACACCCAACGTTGCGGAGGCCAAACGGCTGCTACAGCGCTCCGTTACCATTTCGCACCCCGGCGTGGTCATGGCGCTGCTCGATCAGCCGGCGCCATCCGGATGGACCAAATCACCCCTGTTGCGTCAACACCGGCTGCTGATCTTCGACGAGCAGGGCCGCGCGATCGTGGGCCGCTACAAACTTATCCTCGATCCCGAACGGGGACTCATCATTGGAGGCGATGATGACTCAGCCGACCTATAA
- a CDS encoding DUF4258 domain-containing protein, with the protein MNPMQVKYTAHALNRRAQRNLSHDDIAFVLRYGRRYHCAGVIHVCLGRRDIPGDRELARRYGRLEGTTLVLKPTLDGLVLVTAYRNRRSFKHVRAKRKYERNTVCTP; encoded by the coding sequence ATGAACCCAATGCAGGTGAAGTACACCGCTCACGCGCTGAACCGCCGGGCCCAGCGCAACCTCTCGCACGACGATATCGCCTTCGTGCTGCGCTACGGGCGGCGCTACCACTGCGCCGGCGTGATCCATGTCTGCCTGGGGCGGCGCGACATTCCCGGCGATCGTGAGCTAGCGCGCCGCTACGGGCGCCTGGAGGGCACCACGCTGGTGCTGAAGCCCACGCTCGACGGCCTGGTGCTGGTCACGGCTTACCGTAACCGTCGCAGCTTCAAGCACGTGCGCGCCAAGCGCAAGTACGAGCGGAATACGGTATGCACACCCTGA
- a CDS encoding sigma-70 family RNA polymerase sigma factor gives MHHPDSPYVRQIHECEAAIIRIREAIKAGQSESEAFAQDYELLQRVALPRFIAYARSLSSLGQGALEEAVEAMLDRLNDDLLKTDSFPSMATAFGAYLRDMPIRVLQRIRRKYQPAGVSFIESLDAVSTADGQSLHETLADAHAEQPMDVFVERETLDAALAHLPDPERHVMVLRLQGYKNNEIAERLGVSPATATRISQRAMAQLRRILGTVEE, from the coding sequence ATGCATCATCCCGACTCGCCTTACGTTCGGCAGATTCACGAATGCGAAGCCGCGATCATCCGTATCCGCGAGGCGATCAAGGCTGGGCAGAGCGAGAGCGAGGCTTTCGCCCAGGATTACGAGCTGCTCCAACGCGTTGCCTTGCCCCGTTTTATCGCCTATGCGCGCAGCCTGAGCAGCCTGGGCCAGGGTGCGCTGGAAGAAGCGGTCGAGGCGATGCTGGATCGCCTAAACGATGATCTGTTGAAGACCGATAGCTTTCCCAGCATGGCGACCGCTTTCGGCGCCTATCTTCGTGATATGCCGATCCGCGTGCTGCAGCGCATCCGCCGCAAATATCAGCCGGCGGGCGTATCATTTATAGAGAGTCTGGATGCTGTATCCACCGCGGACGGTCAGAGCTTACACGAGACGCTTGCCGATGCGCATGCCGAGCAGCCTATGGATGTCTTTGTCGAGCGCGAGACGCTGGACGCAGCCCTGGCCCATCTGCCCGATCCCGAACGGCATGTCATGGTGCTGCGCTTGCAGGGCTATAAGAACAACGAGATTGCCGAGCGGCTGGGCGTCTCGCCCGCAACGGCCACCCGCATCTCCCAACGCGCCATGGCACAGCTACGGCGTATCCTCGGTACTGTAGAGGAGTGA
- a CDS encoding helix-turn-helix domain-containing protein, whose product MSDREQRLIEAAMRYRALLAGPEPISIREFVAGADPDLRDELAEYLELLLLTPEPTEPIRLSPDEQALAARVAERARQRFLQRLMTLAPAQSLTALRRAQRFSLNALARRINLPADLLHRIERGGVLAQSLPEKLIRALAEALQRTEAEIRAALATPPPATATRLSARDGTTVQEETPVDFVTALEQSTASEAQKAEWR is encoded by the coding sequence ATGTCTGACCGAGAGCAACGCTTGATCGAGGCCGCCATGCGCTACCGCGCGCTGCTGGCTGGCCCTGAACCCATAAGCATTCGTGAATTTGTGGCCGGTGCTGATCCCGATCTGCGCGACGAGCTGGCCGAATATCTTGAGCTGCTGCTGCTCACGCCGGAGCCGACCGAACCGATCCGCCTGTCGCCCGACGAGCAGGCGCTGGCCGCGCGCGTCGCCGAGCGGGCGCGGCAGCGTTTCCTGCAACGACTCATGACGCTCGCGCCTGCCCAGTCGCTGACGGCGCTGCGTCGGGCGCAACGCTTCTCGCTCAACGCGCTGGCCCGACGAATCAATCTGCCTGCCGATCTGCTGCATCGCATCGAGCGCGGCGGTGTTCTGGCGCAGAGCCTGCCCGAGAAGCTGATTCGCGCCCTGGCCGAGGCACTCCAGCGTACCGAGGCCGAGATCCGCGCGGCACTTGCCACCCCGCCGCCGGCTACCGCTACGCGCCTGAGCGCGCGCGACGGGACCACTGTGCAGGAAGAAACGCCGGTCGATTTCGTCACGGCACTGGAGCAGAGCACGGCCAGCGAGGCCCAGAAGGCGGAGTGGCGATGA